ATTCGGCACCGCAATCCCAGCCATGAACCAGGCTATAGATGAGTTCCCGTGGAAGACGTATGCAACCCACTTCTTCGCGCTTGAAGATCTTGACAAAGCTTTCGAGGGAATAACAAAGGGTACTGTTGGAAAAGCTGCGATTAAGCCTTCACTCAAGTAATCTTAGTCAACCATTCTCTTTTTTTCTTTTCATTATCTGCAGTAGCACCCACACTGCGACTTCCAGCAACAACTTTTTCAATTAGCAAAGTGAGAATACGAATATACGGGAGAGGCCGCTTAATGAAATTAGTCACGACTAAACCGAAAGTTGATCTAGGATTATGTACTGGCGATGGAATTTGCGAGTTAGTGTGTCCGGTTCTCGCTATCAAGATGGTTGATCGCATACCTCAACACGATGATGACAAATGTATGGGCTGTGGGAACTGTGAAGCTCGTTGCCCCGCCTATGCGATTACTATGGTGCCCCGCGAGAAACCGCGGAAAGTGGGAGTTAACCCAAACGAAGTTGACTACAAGAAAATTCTCGAAATCTGCCTTAAAGCTAAGCATAATCCTAAAGAGATTATTTGTTTCTGTACTGGCACCCGCGCTGAAGAAGTTGCAGCTGCAATTCTTAAAGGCGCCACTACACCTGAGCAAATCTCCTTAATGACTGGCGCCCGTACTGGTTGCAAGGTAGAATGTATCCAGCCCATACTCCGTCTCCTAGCAGGGGCTGGGATTGAACCAAAACCGCCTAAAGGCTGGCTCTGGTATGGTCGCACTAAAACTATCTGGGAAATACCGGAAGAAGTTAAACGAAAATACGCTAGGGAAGGCTTCTACTTTGACCAAGACCTCAAACTTCTTGAAAAAATCGCTCATGCGAAACTTCCAGAGGTGAAATAAGATGACCCAACTAATACATGAATTTGATAAACCGATACAACCCCTTCCTCCACGTCAGTCAATATACGGTGTAGACCCTAAACTAATTACAAAACGCGCTGCCGAACTCCCCGATATAGTTTCTGTCAAAATCAAAGATCTGTTTCCTGACATGCCTAATGTCATTTACCCTGGGCCAGAAGGTATTGCCGCAATTCGTAAAGCCACTGAAAATGCGTTAAAACATGTTGACATGAGTATGATAAAGCCTGAGCACTCTGTTAACGTCCTTGCATCTCACCATGGTTTTACCCTTTTCGGCGGCGAGCCCTATGCTGAAATGCTCAAAACCATAAAAGATGTTGTCCAAGAGCGTACGGGTTGTACTAACATTCGCCTAAGAGCTGGAGTTGGATTAAGGTTCCGCGAAACTGAGGAATATATCAAACGCTTTAAACTCGACGAGCATTATGGTCCAGGCAAAGCCATTGGAGTTGCCCCTGTCGATGAGGGTATCCCAATTGAAACCGAAATCGGCACCCTCTACGGCATCAAAAAATGCTATGACGCCGACTGGATTATCCACGCCCACAATAGTGATGTTCGCGAAGTCCACTTCCACCGTCATGTAGACCGGGCTGTAAAACCGTTTGGCATGTCATACGCTCGAATCGAAACAAGATCTACTTATCATCATAACCTCGGACCCCGCGCTTCAAACTTTGTTGCCCGCGCCATATTCAACTCGCCATTTGTACAAAAGAAATGGACTTTCGCCTGTTTTCTAACCCCGTGTCCAGTTGGAATAATGGGTGTCGACGCTGATAATAACCTCTTCGACCTAGACCGTAGAATAACCGTGAATAACCTCAAATACTACGGCAAAGTCATGACCCTGCTGGGCAAGATTGACGAATGTATAGCAGTCCTCGACTTTCAGTGTCCAGTTCCCTACGTATTTGCG
The sequence above is drawn from the Candidatus Bathyarchaeota archaeon genome and encodes:
- a CDS encoding 4Fe-4S binding protein, which translates into the protein MKLVTTKPKVDLGLCTGDGICELVCPVLAIKMVDRIPQHDDDKCMGCGNCEARCPAYAITMVPREKPRKVGVNPNEVDYKKILEICLKAKHNPKEIICFCTGTRAEEVAAAILKGATTPEQISLMTGARTGCKVECIQPILRLLAGAGIEPKPPKGWLWYGRTKTIWEIPEEVKRKYAREGFYFDQDLKLLEKIAHAKLPEVK